In Halarcobacter bivalviorum, a genomic segment contains:
- a CDS encoding site-specific integrase encodes MNSVKVLYGDLKITIRSINSYWWLDFYFNKKRIRRSTNLKVNEKNLKHIKSKIIPEIVIALTGNSQIKYFEKDLLVKDFSVEYFNVYRGTVRDHVYKRSKANYENKIKPFFGNKILKDITPIELEQWQLSLLKKYKPQSVNKYRSVFFSIFEKALQNDLIKFNPLTRVKSPLVIKKKIKLLVEKESDTVNPFSIKEIKEILSNARGNLYYVILFMFLTGIRPGELISLTWKDIDFEKKKIAVEKTTVQGKVGDVKTQSSVRYIDMLPQTETLLKDLYNLTGQYDNLFISHFKKPFYSHDILNLRFKELLKEINIKERTIYNLRHTFASYMISNIQNGIDILWVSKMLGHKDLSITLKIYAKYIKEDDDTRFTKLNKIGTIMGII; translated from the coding sequence ATGAATTCTGTAAAAGTATTATATGGTGATTTAAAAATCACTATAAGATCTATAAATAGTTATTGGTGGTTAGATTTCTATTTTAATAAAAAAAGAATTAGAAGAAGTACTAATTTAAAAGTTAATGAAAAGAATTTAAAGCATATAAAATCTAAAATAATTCCTGAAATAGTAATTGCATTAACTGGAAATTCTCAAATAAAATACTTTGAAAAAGATTTATTAGTTAAGGATTTTTCGGTTGAATATTTTAATGTTTATAGAGGAACAGTAAGAGATCATGTATATAAAAGATCTAAAGCAAATTATGAGAATAAAATAAAACCATTCTTTGGTAATAAAATTTTAAAAGATATTACACCAATAGAATTAGAGCAATGGCAATTATCTCTATTAAAGAAGTATAAACCTCAATCTGTTAATAAGTACCGTTCTGTCTTTTTCTCAATCTTTGAAAAAGCATTGCAAAATGATTTAATAAAATTTAATCCTCTAACTAGGGTTAAATCTCCTTTAGTAATCAAAAAGAAAATTAAGCTACTTGTAGAAAAAGAGAGTGATACTGTAAATCCTTTTTCAATAAAAGAAATTAAAGAAATATTATCTAATGCAAGAGGTAATTTGTATTATGTAATACTTTTTATGTTTTTAACTGGTATTAGACCAGGGGAGTTAATATCTTTAACTTGGAAAGATATAGATTTTGAGAAGAAGAAAATAGCAGTTGAAAAAACTACTGTTCAAGGTAAAGTAGGGGATGTTAAAACACAATCAAGTGTTAGATATATTGATATGCTACCACAAACAGAAACTTTATTAAAAGATTTATATAATTTAACTGGTCAATATGATAATTTATTTATATCTCATTTTAAAAAGCCTTTTTATTCTCACGATATATTAAATCTTAGGTTTAAAGAGCTTTTGAAAGAAATTAATATCAAAGAAAGAACTATATATAATCTTAGGCATACTTTTGCAAGTTATATGATATCAAATATTCAAAATGGTATAGATATCCTTTGGGTATCAAAAATGTTAGGTCATAAAGACTTATCTATTACATTAAAAATTTATGCAAAATATATAAAAGAAGATGATGATACAAGGTTTACAAAATTAAATAAAATAGGCACGATTATGGGCATTATTTGA
- a CDS encoding S8 family peptidase: protein MEKNNFILINGEKLILKAQPKKNSGGERQEVYTFEESAERLQKNLDQLIEYINKLPNEAMPQNKVVFSLYVHPAYIAKSHFPVNILKKYSAKVVGSKYSEINPEKQLPNQDKKDTNVYYILISRGNLENFRNEIFNLNQKNHKTDIQTIEKIKPFYNNEKIKFEDPLDNEEYEIVLHSFNDPEDSYILKDLSKYTKILNTKIINEFTDNVDGLTFIHAKLDKEKIKNIADYTFIRAIRIAQRIRNISIRSDSDTTSNNKFTLNTDYIDHSLNVAIFDGGFNSNSFMNQFVEYEDHTISKSNKYINHGIGVTSACLFGHIEDEEELIPYSNIKNYKILEDSCSSYSILKRIDKILRYEDIEFINLSIGPNQTIEDDDVHYWTAVLDKHFSTGDYFTCIAAGNSNERVHVPSDCVNAMAIGSANSNSNIWDRAFYSNIGPGRSPGFIKPDGIAFGGDSKNNKMFYVFNEYDNLIGTQGTSFASPYVLRTAIGIKAKYGSNLLPITLKAILIHHAEQSGNSSQEKIGWGRFNMNIDDMMTCHNHEIKVLYQGKINVKEYYRAEIPLPDIDIEGMLKIKATFCFSSSTDAEHPPSYTNHGLVATFIPHSEKKQKRKNGDLSESNKTDSFFSSSEMYTSEQELRRDSQKWETVLHSEKRKQASGLYKPYFEIKYHERAKGSDSSDTGELAFSLILTIESEKGVDIFNPVQIKYANILEQIQPKINIGTKITL, encoded by the coding sequence ATGGAAAAGAATAATTTTATATTGATTAATGGAGAAAAATTAATATTAAAAGCTCAACCAAAAAAAAATTCAGGTGGGGAAAGACAAGAAGTTTATACTTTTGAAGAATCTGCAGAAAGACTTCAAAAAAATTTAGATCAATTAATTGAATATATAAATAAACTTCCAAATGAGGCAATGCCTCAAAATAAAGTTGTTTTTTCTCTTTATGTTCATCCTGCATATATAGCGAAATCTCATTTCCCTGTTAATATTCTAAAAAAATATTCTGCAAAAGTGGTTGGAAGTAAATATAGCGAAATAAACCCAGAAAAACAATTACCAAATCAAGATAAAAAAGATACAAATGTATATTATATACTAATATCAAGAGGTAATTTAGAGAACTTTAGAAATGAAATTTTTAATTTAAATCAAAAAAATCATAAGACAGATATTCAGACAATTGAGAAAATAAAACCTTTTTATAATAATGAAAAAATTAAATTTGAAGACCCTTTAGATAATGAGGAATATGAAATTGTATTGCATTCTTTTAATGATCCAGAAGATAGTTATATTTTAAAAGATTTGAGTAAATATACAAAAATACTTAATACGAAAATCATTAATGAGTTTACTGATAATGTTGATGGATTAACATTTATTCATGCAAAACTTGATAAAGAAAAGATAAAGAATATTGCAGATTATACATTTATAAGGGCTATTAGAATAGCACAAAGAATTAGGAATATCTCTATAAGATCAGACTCAGATACTACCTCAAATAATAAATTTACATTAAATACTGATTATATTGATCATAGTCTTAATGTTGCAATTTTTGATGGAGGTTTTAATTCGAATAGTTTTATGAATCAATTTGTTGAATATGAAGATCATACTATCTCTAAATCCAATAAATATATAAATCATGGAATAGGTGTTACTTCTGCTTGTTTATTTGGACATATAGAAGATGAAGAAGAATTAATACCATATTCAAATATTAAGAATTATAAAATATTAGAAGATTCTTGTTCATCGTATAGTATATTGAAAAGAATTGATAAAATATTGAGGTATGAAGATATAGAATTTATTAATTTAAGTATTGGTCCAAATCAAACTATTGAAGATGACGATGTTCATTATTGGACGGCTGTTTTAGATAAACATTTTTCAACGGGTGATTATTTTACTTGTATTGCTGCAGGTAATTCAAATGAAAGAGTACATGTACCATCAGATTGTGTTAATGCAATGGCTATAGGATCTGCAAATAGTAATAGTAATATTTGGGATAGAGCTTTTTATAGTAATATTGGACCAGGTCGTTCTCCTGGATTTATTAAGCCTGATGGAATTGCTTTTGGAGGAGATAGTAAAAATAATAAAATGTTTTACGTTTTTAATGAATATGATAATCTGATAGGAACTCAAGGAACGAGTTTTGCTTCTCCCTATGTATTAAGAACAGCAATTGGCATTAAAGCAAAATATGGAAGTAATTTGTTACCTATAACATTAAAAGCTATTTTAATTCATCATGCAGAACAGAGTGGAAATTCTTCTCAGGAAAAAATTGGATGGGGAAGATTTAATATGAATATTGATGATATGATGACTTGTCATAATCATGAAATTAAAGTTTTATATCAAGGAAAAATTAATGTAAAAGAGTATTATCGTGCAGAAATTCCATTGCCTGATATTGATATTGAAGGTATGTTAAAAATTAAAGCTACATTTTGTTTTTCTAGCTCTACAGATGCAGAACATCCTCCTAGTTATACAAATCATGGACTAGTGGCAACATTTATACCTCATTCTGAAAAAAAGCAAAAACGAAAAAATGGTGATTTATCTGAAAGTAATAAGACAGATTCTTTTTTTAGTAGTTCTGAAATGTATACATCAGAGCAAGAATTAAGACGAGATTCACAAAAATGGGAAACAGTTTTACATTCTGAAAAAAGAAAGCAAGCAAGTGGATTGTATAAACCATATTTTGAAATTAAGTATCACGAAAGAGCAAAAGGTTCTGATTCAAGTGATACAGGAGAATTAGCTTTTTCTTTAATTCTTACTATTGAAAGTGAAAAAGGAGTTGATATTTTTAATCCAGTACAAATTAAATATGCAAATATTTTAGAACAAATTCAGCCTAAAATTAATATTGGAACAAAAATTACTTTATAA
- a CDS encoding DMT family transporter, with the protein MISTQRVYILLALCVLFWSGNFIIGRYVNEDIEAIELSFFRWLFTLVFLLPTLLYIDIKKTLSAIKNNFLILIILSFLGITLFNTIVYLALKTTTATNALLINSITPILILILSYFILKAKISKLQITGITLSTIGVIFLVLKGDFTNLLFIKFQDGDLWILVSSLTWAIYSVLLKFKPKELSHLELFVSLVFLGFILILPFYFYQGYTIDREITLIKEQWHIFLYVSIFPSILSFYFWHIGVDTISAAKTGQFAHLMPLFGSILAFIFLNERLDSYHIAGAVMIALGIYLSLFLKKKINE; encoded by the coding sequence ATGATAAGCACACAACGGGTTTATATCCTATTAGCACTTTGTGTGCTTTTTTGGTCTGGAAATTTCATTATTGGAAGATATGTAAATGAAGATATTGAGGCAATAGAGTTATCTTTTTTTAGATGGCTTTTTACTCTTGTATTTTTATTACCTACTCTTTTATATATAGATATAAAAAAAACTCTTAGTGCAATAAAAAACAATTTTCTTATTCTTATAATACTCTCTTTTTTAGGTATTACACTATTTAATACAATTGTTTATTTAGCATTAAAAACAACAACAGCAACAAATGCTTTATTAATAAACTCTATTACACCTATTTTAATACTTATTTTATCTTACTTTATTCTAAAAGCAAAGATTTCAAAACTCCAAATAACAGGAATTACTCTTTCTACTATTGGAGTAATATTTTTAGTATTAAAAGGTGATTTTACAAATCTTCTATTTATAAAGTTTCAAGATGGAGATTTATGGATTTTAGTTAGTTCTTTAACTTGGGCAATTTATTCTGTATTATTGAAATTCAAACCAAAAGAGTTATCACATTTAGAACTTTTTGTAAGTTTAGTATTTTTAGGTTTTATTTTAATACTTCCTTTCTATTTTTATCAAGGATATACAATTGATAGAGAAATAACATTAATAAAAGAGCAATGGCATATCTTTTTATATGTATCAATATTTCCTTCTATTCTATCTTTTTATTTTTGGCATATTGGTGTTGACACAATAAGTGCTGCAAAAACTGGGCAATTTGCTCATTTAATGCCTCTATTTGGTTCAATCTTAGCTTTCATTTTTTTAAATGAAAGATTAGACTCATATCATATTGCAGGTGCAGTTATGATAGCTTTAGGTATATACCTTAGTCTTTTTTTAAAAAAGAAAATAAATGAATAA
- the rmuC gene encoding DNA recombination protein RmuC, translating to MENLILISSLSFVVGVLLASLVVWFILKQKIDLTTKELQLVKDSYENLIASLKENIRNLEESILNIEKSSQEKILLERKSYETKIESLENLIQDKKEQYENEFRIKEDSLKEKIELLETSKDRLKVEFENLANKLFEENNKKSSTNLNQLLTPFKDQLNSFGKRVNDIHNEETKQRVNLLSEIKNLKELNNQISQDALNLTKALKGENKTQGDWGELILSKILEQTGLREGVEYSTQGSYTDENGKRLRPDVIVHLPQNKDIVIDSKVSLTSYVSYTEAQDDTQRENASKELIKSLYTHIKGLSAKSYENIEEVKTLDFVIMFIPIEGAFMLAASKDNNLFKTAFENNIMLVSPSTLFATLRTIENIWRYEHQNENALLISKKAADLYDKFASFVTDIESIGTHLNRTQKSYDEAMKKLSLGKGNLLRRSEEFIELGVKAKKKIDTQKLLGE from the coding sequence ATGGAAAACTTAATTTTAATCTCAAGCTTAAGTTTTGTAGTTGGAGTATTACTGGCTTCTTTAGTGGTATGGTTTATTTTAAAACAGAAAATAGACCTTACTACAAAAGAGTTGCAATTGGTTAAAGACTCTTATGAAAATCTTATTGCAAGTCTAAAAGAGAATATTAGAAACTTAGAAGAGAGTATTTTAAATATAGAAAAAAGTTCTCAAGAAAAAATTTTGTTAGAGAGAAAGTCTTATGAGACAAAGATAGAGTCTTTAGAGAATCTAATTCAAGATAAAAAAGAGCAATATGAGAATGAATTTAGAATAAAAGAGGATAGTTTAAAAGAAAAAATAGAACTTTTAGAGACCTCAAAAGATAGATTAAAAGTAGAGTTTGAAAATCTTGCAAATAAACTTTTTGAAGAGAACAATAAAAAATCTTCAACAAATCTAAACCAACTACTTACACCTTTCAAAGACCAATTAAATAGTTTTGGAAAGAGAGTAAATGATATTCATAATGAAGAGACTAAACAAAGAGTAAATCTTCTTTCAGAGATTAAAAACTTAAAAGAGTTAAATAATCAAATCTCACAAGATGCATTAAATTTAACAAAAGCCTTAAAAGGTGAGAATAAAACTCAAGGAGATTGGGGAGAACTTATTCTTTCTAAGATTTTAGAGCAAACTGGACTTAGAGAAGGAGTAGAATACTCTACACAAGGCTCTTATACCGATGAAAATGGTAAAAGATTAAGACCTGATGTAATAGTACACCTTCCTCAAAATAAAGATATTGTTATTGACTCAAAAGTATCTTTAACTTCATATGTAAGTTATACAGAAGCTCAAGATGATACTCAAAGAGAAAATGCAAGTAAAGAGCTTATTAAATCTTTATATACTCATATTAAAGGCTTAAGTGCTAAAAGTTATGAAAATATAGAAGAGGTTAAGACTTTAGATTTTGTAATTATGTTTATTCCTATTGAAGGAGCTTTTATGCTTGCTGCTTCAAAGGATAATAATCTATTTAAAACTGCTTTTGAAAATAATATCATGCTTGTTTCTCCTTCAACACTTTTTGCAACATTAAGAACAATAGAAAATATCTGGAGATATGAACATCAAAATGAGAATGCTCTTTTAATCTCTAAAAAAGCAGCTGATTTATATGATAAGTTTGCTAGTTTTGTTACAGATATTGAGAGTATAGGGACTCATTTAAATAGAACTCAAAAATCTTATGATGAAGCTATGAAAAAACTAAGCCTTGGAAAAGGAAATCTTCTAAGAAGAAGTGAAGAGTTTATTGAGCTTGGTGTAAAAGCTAAGAAAAAGATTGACACCCAAAAATTATTGGGTGAGTAA
- a CDS encoding GGDEF domain-containing protein: MGKYIIACVESDVELLDELYNKISRIVDSDYIVESYISAEQALIGCYNYIISKNEILITIVGNNTSTIKPEKFITELYKNSPNTKNIVFEDIVDVKSLSSIINDASLYQVLPRRLNKIDFELIILEAIKLNAQERRLKDYQRVLESAVEKRTRELNDINVKLEILATTDSLTGVNNRRSFYESTSPMIRYNRRENKSLAVLMMDIDKFKMINDIYGHAVGDDIIKLVAQKIQDILRASDIFGRLGGEEFAAVLPNTSQRGALKVAENIRKEIETLDYLTTKEEKVHFTISVGVAILEGTDPDLDAILHKADLALYDAKRKGRNKVILHEAKTK; this comes from the coding sequence ATGGGTAAATATATTATTGCTTGTGTTGAAAGTGATGTTGAATTATTAGATGAACTTTATAACAAAATTTCTCGTATTGTAGATTCTGATTATATAGTTGAAAGTTATATTAGTGCAGAGCAAGCACTTATAGGTTGTTATAATTATATTATTTCTAAAAATGAGATTTTAATCACTATTGTAGGTAATAATACTTCTACAATAAAGCCAGAAAAATTTATTACTGAACTTTATAAAAATTCTCCCAATACAAAGAATATTGTTTTTGAAGATATTGTAGATGTAAAATCCCTTAGTTCTATTATAAATGATGCCTCTTTATATCAAGTTTTACCAAGAAGATTAAATAAGATTGATTTTGAATTAATCATTTTAGAAGCTATTAAATTAAATGCTCAAGAAAGAAGATTAAAAGATTATCAAAGAGTATTAGAAAGTGCTGTTGAAAAAAGAACTAGAGAACTAAATGATATTAATGTAAAACTTGAAATCTTAGCAACTACAGATTCTTTAACTGGGGTTAATAATAGAAGAAGTTTTTATGAGTCTACATCTCCTATGATTCGATATAACAGAAGAGAAAATAAAAGTTTAGCTGTTCTTATGATGGATATTGATAAGTTTAAAATGATAAATGATATTTATGGACATGCAGTAGGGGACGATATTATTAAGCTTGTTGCACAAAAAATACAAGACATTCTTAGAGCTTCAGATATTTTTGGAAGATTAGGAGGAGAAGAGTTTGCAGCTGTTTTACCTAATACTTCTCAAAGAGGTGCATTAAAAGTTGCAGAAAATATAAGAAAAGAGATAGAAACTTTAGATTATTTGACTACAAAAGAAGAAAAAGTACATTTTACTATCAGTGTGGGTGTTGCAATTTTAGAAGGTACAGACCCTGATTTAGATGCAATTTTACATAAAGCAGATTTAGCTCTTTATGATGCTAAAAGAAAAGGAAGAAATAAAGTAATTCTTCATGAGGCTAAGACTAAATAA
- a CDS encoding replication endonuclease encodes MTKETRKIALNKIKKQKEFFEKNYFTVGNDVIKMADVIKNAYHNTTKYIAEVNQRVYSLKQYADNHNLKPIFGTITLPTEYHRLIGNNRKNPKYRNKHLLNEFETTYCPYSRKCDQLDYKKYSPNGGKKELSKIFKKLLDSHFLKTDISKDDKCYFRVYEPHKDGTPHLHFSLFVPADKLEITHQKITKYFNDNYPNQRTDFQIDIQNPVAYLMKYILKTFDDLRANPDDITDLSLWYIHNRITRFYTSKTLISLEIYRKLNGQYSLLELTYMYKNREISVFEDIVTKKVVSICNTYGEIYTKKTVTVEEENKTIKLKYEKKKTTPLLFIDGEQYIQLPDGKLKLFEPIIPINQRTTHQIVEDINNLDYETMDTNYYGLLNNELIYRDFKYFDNKTNEIKCDELISLNEYGV; translated from the coding sequence ATGACAAAAGAAACAAGAAAAATAGCTCTTAATAAAATTAAAAAACAAAAAGAGTTTTTTGAAAAGAACTACTTTACAGTAGGGAATGATGTAATAAAAATGGCTGATGTAATAAAAAATGCTTATCATAATACTACAAAATATATAGCAGAAGTAAATCAAAGAGTTTACTCATTAAAACAGTATGCAGATAATCATAATTTAAAACCAATTTTTGGAACTATTACTTTACCAACAGAGTATCATAGATTAATTGGTAATAATAGAAAAAACCCTAAATATAGAAATAAACATCTTTTAAATGAATTTGAAACTACATATTGCCCTTATAGTAGAAAGTGTGACCAATTAGATTATAAAAAATATTCTCCAAATGGAGGAAAAAAAGAGTTATCAAAGATATTTAAAAAGCTTTTAGATTCTCATTTTCTAAAAACTGATATATCAAAAGATGATAAGTGCTATTTTAGAGTTTATGAGCCACATAAAGATGGTACACCACATTTACATTTTTCTTTATTTGTACCAGCTGATAAGTTAGAAATTACACACCAAAAGATTACTAAGTACTTTAATGACAATTACCCAAATCAAAGAACAGATTTTCAAATAGATATTCAAAATCCAGTTGCATATCTTATGAAATATATTTTAAAAACATTTGATGATTTAAGAGCTAATCCTGATGATATAACCGACCTTTCTTTATGGTATATCCATAATAGAATTACTAGATTTTATACTTCTAAAACTCTTATAAGTCTTGAAATTTATAGAAAGCTAAATGGACAATATAGCTTACTAGAATTAACATATATGTATAAAAATAGAGAGATTTCCGTATTTGAGGATATTGTCACTAAAAAAGTTGTCTCTATTTGTAATACATATGGAGAAATATATACTAAAAAAACAGTAACTGTCGAAGAAGAAAATAAAACTATTAAATTAAAATATGAAAAGAAAAAAACAACTCCTTTACTTTTTATTGATGGAGAGCAATATATACAGTTACCTGATGGAAAATTAAAACTATTTGAGCCAATTATCCCAATTAATCAAAGAACTACACATCAAATAGTAGAAGATATTAATAACCTTGATTATGAAACTATGGATACTAATTATTATGGTTTATTGAATAATGAATTAATCTATAGAGATTTCAAATATTTTGATAATAAAACTAATGAAATTAAGTGTGATGAATTAATTTCACTTAATGAATATGGAGTGTAA
- a CDS encoding M48 family metallopeptidase encodes MLEIFVIGYCLYFFFTIYTSIMQIGYVNKAKALEPIILENSKYIEAANYSIEKEKVAMASAFYSFVLFVFWIGFGLSSLDSLITTQSYWLKAIIFVDLFIIINWILGLPFDLYSTFKLDKKYGFSNMTPALFIKDTLKSGVLFLIFGSAVIAAISWIINSFQTWWVWGFVFIFAVIILINMLYPVIRDKMFDKFESLKDKELEAKIENLLDQVGFKSSGVFSVDASKRDNRLNAYFGGLGSTKRVVLFDTLVEKLSHDELLAVLGHELGHFKNGDILKNIGIMGVVMFVFFAIFGNLSEEIFLGLSINNEPYAIIALFLIFSPILSFFLMPLISLISRHNEYAADEFGSNLSSKKDLVSALLKLANENKSFPLSHPLYIFFYYSHPPLVERFKELGYDVHENSAEALKDSVFNK; translated from the coding sequence GTGTTAGAAATTTTTGTTATTGGTTATTGTCTTTATTTTTTCTTTACAATTTATACTTCAATTATGCAAATTGGTTATGTAAATAAAGCTAAAGCATTAGAACCGATTATTTTAGAAAATTCAAAATATATAGAAGCTGCAAATTATTCAATTGAGAAAGAAAAAGTAGCTATGGCTTCAGCTTTTTATAGTTTTGTATTATTTGTTTTTTGGATTGGTTTTGGACTTTCTTCTTTAGACTCATTAATTACAACTCAATCTTATTGGTTAAAAGCAATTATTTTTGTAGATTTATTTATTATTATAAATTGGATTTTAGGTTTACCTTTTGATTTATATTCAACTTTTAAACTAGATAAAAAGTATGGATTTTCAAATATGACACCAGCACTTTTTATAAAAGACACTCTTAAATCAGGAGTTCTATTTTTAATTTTTGGTTCTGCTGTAATTGCAGCTATTTCTTGGATTATAAATAGTTTTCAAACTTGGTGGGTTTGGGGATTTGTATTTATTTTTGCTGTAATTATTTTAATAAATATGCTTTATCCTGTTATTAGAGATAAGATGTTTGATAAATTTGAATCTTTAAAAGATAAAGAGTTAGAAGCAAAAATTGAAAATCTTTTAGACCAAGTAGGTTTTAAAAGCTCAGGTGTTTTTTCTGTAGATGCTAGTAAAAGAGATAATAGATTAAATGCTTATTTTGGTGGTTTAGGAAGTACAAAAAGAGTTGTATTGTTTGATACTTTAGTTGAAAAGTTAAGCCATGATGAATTATTAGCCGTACTTGGACATGAATTAGGACACTTTAAAAATGGAGATATCTTAAAAAATATTGGTATTATGGGTGTTGTTATGTTTGTATTTTTTGCTATTTTTGGAAATTTAAGTGAAGAGATATTTTTAGGCTTATCAATTAACAATGAGCCATACGCTATTATTGCTCTGTTTTTAATCTTTTCTCCTATTTTATCATTTTTCTTAATGCCTTTAATCTCTTTAATTAGTAGACATAATGAGTATGCAGCTGATGAGTTTGGTTCAAACTTGTCATCTAAAAAAGATTTAGTGAGTGCTTTATTAAAATTAGCAAATGAAAATAAATCTTTTCCTCTTTCTCATCCTCTGTATATTTTCTTTTATTACTCTCATCCACCTTTAGTTGAAAGATTTAAAGAGCTAGGTTATGATGTACATGAAAATAGTGCAGAAGCATTAAAAGATAGCGTATTTAATAAGTAG
- a CDS encoding DMT family transporter, with product MNKNLFYPLMILSMIFWGGSWINTKYLTLYIDQYEIVFLRVFFSALFMLPLLLFLRVDFKIDLKTSVLVLLASGVMILYSISLFFGVNYGTAGLGGALVTTLIPINTFVILAFLHKKTISLKHSFALILGGFGVLTMLNIWYFDIEQVFSKHNIYFLIASILWPILTIITAKAIRTTPIIFNFYIYIFCSIISAFTIDFKDVVRVLDYDYVFWINIFCLTALSSAFATTTYFIGSEKLGVKKVSSFIFLVPSSALILSAIFLDEKISFNTLLGTICTIVAIYILNDIKIKKRRLLTQ from the coding sequence ATGAATAAAAACCTTTTTTATCCCCTAATGATTTTATCTATGATTTTTTGGGGTGGTTCATGGATTAATACAAAATATTTAACACTATATATAGACCAGTATGAGATTGTATTTTTAAGGGTATTTTTCTCTGCTTTATTTATGTTACCTCTATTACTATTTTTAAGAGTTGATTTTAAAATAGATTTAAAAACCTCAGTACTGGTTCTTTTAGCTTCTGGTGTAATGATTTTATATTCAATATCTCTATTTTTTGGTGTAAACTATGGAACAGCAGGTTTAGGTGGAGCATTAGTAACTACCTTGATTCCTATCAATACTTTTGTGATACTTGCATTTTTACATAAAAAAACTATCTCTTTAAAACACTCTTTTGCTCTTATTTTAGGAGGCTTTGGAGTTTTAACTATGTTAAATATTTGGTATTTTGATATAGAGCAAGTTTTTTCAAAACATAATATATATTTTTTAATAGCTTCTATTCTTTGGCCTATTCTTACAATTATTACTGCTAAAGCTATAAGAACTACACCTATTATCTTTAACTTTTATATCTATATCTTTTGTTCAATAATAAGTGCTTTTACTATTGATTTTAAAGATGTAGTTAGAGTTTTAGATTATGATTATGTTTTTTGGATTAATATCTTTTGTCTTACAGCTTTAAGTAGTGCTTTTGCCACAACTACATATTTTATTGGTTCTGAAAAATTAGGAGTTAAAAAAGTTAGTTCATTTATCTTTTTAGTTCCAAGTTCAGCACTTATCTTAAGTGCTATCTTCTTAGATGAAAAAATAAGTTTTAACACCCTACTTGGAACTATTTGTACGATAGTTGCAATTTATATTTTAAATGATATAAAAATAAAAAAGAGAAGATTACTCACCCAATAA
- a CDS encoding DUF6290 family protein, with translation MSKKVNKTKNIIIRVTEDEEKLISNLAAQLNISKSKLIRNLVLGNIDDVFNYVNMRYLPIFNDLLFIENPSLEEEVERLKKIEKLIYDIREKK, from the coding sequence ATGTCTAAAAAAGTAAATAAAACTAAAAATATAATTATTAGAGTAACAGAAGACGAAGAAAAACTAATATCTAATTTAGCAGCACAATTAAATATTAGTAAATCTAAATTAATAAGAAATCTTGTTTTAGGAAATATTGATGATGTATTCAACTATGTAAATATGAGATATCTTCCAATTTTCAATGATTTACTTTTTATTGAAAATCCTTCACTTGAAGAAGAAGTAGAAAGATTAAAAAAGATAGAAAAACTTATTTATGATATTAGAGAAAAAAAGTAA
- a CDS encoding YbgC/FadM family acyl-CoA thioesterase gives MKIRVYYEDTDIGGVVYYANYLKFCERARSNIFFEKGLSPHNNNEFFVVKKVEADYIKSATFADELEVTSKVISKKSASLEIFHEIFRREELIFTAKVKLAYLKDYKPTKIPKEILEIFA, from the coding sequence GTGAAGATAAGAGTGTATTATGAAGATACAGATATCGGTGGTGTAGTTTACTATGCAAACTATTTAAAGTTTTGTGAGAGAGCAAGAAGCAATATATTTTTTGAAAAAGGTTTATCTCCGCATAATAATAATGAGTTTTTTGTAGTAAAAAAAGTAGAAGCAGATTATATTAAATCAGCAACTTTTGCTGATGAATTAGAAGTGACTTCAAAAGTGATTTCTAAAAAGAGTGCTTCATTAGAAATCTTTCATGAAATCTTTAGAAGAGAAGAACTTATTTTTACTGCAAAAGTAAAATTAGCTTATTTAAAAGATTATAAACCTACAAAAATTCCAAAAGAAATTTTAGAAATTTTTGCATAA